The proteins below come from a single Pandoraea apista genomic window:
- a CDS encoding LysR family transcriptional regulator — protein sequence MANRDFSERDLRSLRIFCAVAQASGFAAAEKQLNMSKASISRHIREVEETLGTRLCERGPSGFVLTHAGKVALELARDALKSLERIRPEIDAVRGVLSGTLSIGMVEHIVSDIGCHIPEALAALKAQAPDVKVELTVMTFNELDLALRERRVQIAIRGMYRREAGFHYQPLFIERHQLYVARHRIKDASTLPLVYRTQPFVHEALHSLGLTRGPTASGLEAVAMLVLSGHYVGLLPQYYAASFPKRYALARVPSGPEYENAISAITEASRPRTRALELFLDLLAQFHGKM from the coding sequence GTGGCAAATCGTGATTTCAGCGAGCGAGACCTGCGCTCGTTGCGCATCTTCTGTGCGGTAGCACAGGCCAGCGGTTTTGCTGCGGCAGAGAAGCAGTTGAACATGTCGAAGGCCTCGATCAGCCGGCACATCCGTGAGGTCGAGGAGACATTGGGCACCCGCCTTTGCGAGCGCGGCCCGTCCGGATTCGTGCTGACACACGCGGGCAAGGTCGCACTGGAACTGGCGCGCGACGCGCTGAAATCGCTGGAGCGGATTCGTCCCGAAATCGATGCGGTGCGAGGGGTGCTGTCGGGCACGCTGTCCATCGGCATGGTGGAGCACATCGTGTCCGACATCGGGTGCCACATCCCCGAGGCGCTGGCTGCGCTCAAGGCACAGGCCCCCGACGTGAAAGTCGAGCTGACGGTCATGACGTTCAACGAGCTCGACCTCGCCTTGCGCGAGCGCCGGGTGCAGATCGCCATTCGCGGCATGTACCGGCGCGAGGCCGGATTTCACTATCAGCCGCTGTTCATCGAGCGCCACCAGTTGTACGTAGCGCGACACCGGATCAAGGACGCGTCGACATTACCCCTCGTCTATCGCACCCAGCCGTTTGTCCACGAAGCCCTGCACTCGCTGGGATTGACGCGCGGGCCGACGGCGTCGGGATTGGAAGCGGTCGCCATGCTGGTCCTGTCGGGGCATTATGTCGGCCTGCTGCCGCAGTATTACGCGGCGTCGTTTCCAAAGCGCTATGCGCTCGCCCGCGTGCCGTCGGGCCCGGAGTATGAAAACGCGATCAGCGCCATCACCGAAGCCTCTCGCCCGAGAACGCGTGCGCTTGAACTTTTTCTCGATCTGCTCGCGCAGTTCCATGGGAAGATGTGA
- a CDS encoding VOC family protein, with protein sequence MSQLPAPVLDHVVINVKGELEPSVDIYRRLGFALTERGHHSLGTSNHLAIFGENYLELLGYEAGKSTARPDVTQAPLGLTGLVFKTQDSLGLFAELQARGVGVETPAEFFRPVRLPDGTTQDARFRTVRLASELVRNGRTFFCHHFTPEHVWRDEWRDHPNGVTDIVGFVIASPNPAVTAALYDRVFGPGVLAATGTQGYSLTAGRARVHFVTPLDAERRFGKVETTDDGSERNVALILRTRSLAQTQATLKENGVPWTALADGSVLVAAADAFHVALQFVEGDGA encoded by the coding sequence ATGAGTCAGCTTCCCGCACCGGTTCTCGATCACGTTGTCATCAACGTCAAAGGCGAACTTGAGCCCTCGGTGGACATCTACCGGCGGCTGGGCTTCGCCCTGACCGAGCGCGGCCACCACTCGCTCGGCACCAGCAACCATCTGGCCATCTTCGGGGAAAACTACCTCGAACTGCTGGGTTACGAGGCGGGGAAGTCGACCGCACGCCCCGACGTCACGCAGGCCCCGCTCGGCCTGACGGGGCTCGTGTTCAAGACACAGGACTCGCTCGGCCTCTTCGCCGAGTTGCAGGCACGCGGTGTCGGCGTGGAAACGCCCGCCGAATTCTTCCGCCCCGTGCGGTTGCCGGACGGCACGACACAAGACGCCCGCTTCCGCACGGTGCGTCTGGCCAGCGAACTGGTTCGCAACGGGCGCACATTCTTCTGCCATCACTTCACGCCCGAGCATGTCTGGCGCGACGAATGGCGCGACCATCCGAACGGTGTGACCGACATCGTCGGCTTCGTAATCGCGTCGCCCAACCCGGCAGTCACGGCTGCGCTTTACGATCGCGTTTTCGGTCCCGGCGTACTTGCCGCCACCGGTACGCAGGGCTATTCGCTCACGGCCGGCCGCGCCCGCGTGCACTTCGTCACGCCGCTCGACGCCGAGCGACGCTTCGGTAAGGTCGAGACGACAGACGACGGCAGCGAGCGCAATGTCGCGCTCATCCTTCGCACCCGCTCCCTTGCACAGACGCAAGCCACGCTGAAAGAAAACGGCGTGCCGTGGACTGCGCTTGCCGACGGCTCCGTGCTCGTCGCCGCAGCAGACGCCTTCCACGTCGCGCTCCAGTTTGTTGAAGGAGACGGCGCATGA
- a CDS encoding DUF2817 domain-containing protein, translating to MSGQPTWWQAFGVDYADARRRFRAAADRAGANLSTYVHPDAKAPDGSELSIDVARLGPAHAPHQLLAISGTHGLEGGAGSAVQTAWLAHASHALPPDVAVTFVHALNPYGFAHATRTTENNVDLNRNFIDHERGHPGNEHYASLHNHLIPTEWTSDGLAQSALAIDAFRSEHGPDALFNTLASGQYTHADGLIYGGRAREWSNVTLQTIVERDLSQAQRIGLIDWHTGIGEYGEPFFLCFNADASPEQREAARWWGAERVLDQRPHGLRRPDYQGLVFRGVEQFAQGRPVIGAVVEFGTRGSNASIANRLDQWLRSRARAYPDAARDRQLRADVLDAFVPVSSVWRTSVLTHGLQITAQALQGLATAT from the coding sequence ATGAGCGGCCAACCGACCTGGTGGCAGGCGTTCGGCGTGGACTATGCCGACGCACGCCGGCGCTTTCGCGCGGCCGCCGACCGCGCCGGGGCGAACCTGAGTACTTATGTTCACCCCGACGCCAAAGCCCCTGACGGCAGTGAGCTAAGCATCGACGTTGCCCGGCTCGGCCCGGCACACGCCCCGCATCAACTCCTCGCGATCAGCGGCACGCACGGCCTCGAAGGCGGTGCCGGATCTGCCGTGCAGACCGCGTGGCTCGCGCACGCCTCCCACGCGCTGCCGCCCGACGTCGCAGTGACCTTCGTGCATGCGCTCAATCCGTACGGCTTCGCACACGCCACGCGCACGACCGAAAACAACGTCGACCTGAACCGCAACTTCATCGATCACGAGCGTGGGCATCCGGGCAACGAGCACTACGCATCGCTGCACAATCATCTGATTCCTACTGAGTGGACATCCGACGGTCTCGCGCAAAGCGCGCTGGCCATCGACGCGTTTCGCAGCGAACACGGCCCGGACGCCTTGTTCAACACATTGGCCAGCGGCCAATACACCCATGCTGACGGCCTCATCTACGGCGGACGCGCGCGCGAATGGTCGAACGTCACTTTGCAAACCATCGTCGAGCGCGACCTGTCGCAAGCACAGCGCATCGGCCTGATCGACTGGCATACGGGCATTGGCGAGTACGGCGAACCGTTCTTCCTGTGCTTTAACGCCGACGCGAGCCCCGAGCAGCGCGAAGCCGCCCGCTGGTGGGGGGCGGAGCGGGTGCTCGATCAGCGGCCGCACGGCCTGCGCCGTCCCGACTATCAGGGACTGGTGTTCCGTGGCGTCGAGCAATTCGCACAAGGGCGGCCGGTCATCGGCGCCGTGGTGGAGTTCGGCACGCGAGGTTCGAACGCGAGCATCGCGAATCGTCTCGACCAGTGGCTGCGCTCGCGCGCCAGGGCCTACCCCGATGCCGCGCGCGATCGTCAATTGCGCGCCGACGTGCTCGATGCCTTCGTACCGGTCTCGTCGGTCTGGCGCACCAGCGTGCTCACGCACGGCTTGCAGATCACCGCACAAGCGTTGCAAGGACTTGCCACGGCGACATGA
- a CDS encoding quinone oxidoreductase family protein, with protein MKAIVLREHGDNDRLKLETDFPDPVAGEGEVVLRVRASSLNYHDVFTRRGMPGIKLPFPVIIGLDVAGEIASVGPGVQGWSVGDRVLVDPINRVTGGLVGETTHGGLAELCRVPEHQLVRLPDGVSFDDAAALPVAYGTALRMMHRIGQVKAGERVLILGASGGVGVCAVQLAKLAGAEVIACAGSREKGERLRALGADDIIYYTEEDFVEVVRARYGKAARRRGAAVNGGVDVVVNFTGGDTWTRSLRTLRQGGRILTCGATAGFDPKEDLRFIWTFELQVRGSNGWEREDLHELLDLVAGGKLRVLVDKKWPLEEGAQALASLENRQIVGKVLVGA; from the coding sequence ATGAAAGCCATCGTATTGCGAGAACACGGCGACAACGACCGTCTGAAACTGGAAACCGACTTCCCCGATCCCGTCGCGGGCGAAGGCGAAGTGGTGCTGCGCGTACGTGCCTCGTCGCTGAACTATCACGATGTATTCACCCGTCGCGGCATGCCCGGCATCAAGCTCCCCTTCCCCGTCATCATCGGGCTCGACGTCGCGGGTGAAATCGCCAGCGTCGGCCCCGGGGTGCAAGGCTGGTCGGTCGGCGATCGCGTGCTGGTCGATCCGATCAATCGTGTGACAGGCGGCCTCGTGGGCGAGACGACCCACGGCGGTCTGGCCGAACTCTGCCGTGTGCCCGAGCATCAACTCGTTCGCCTGCCCGACGGGGTATCGTTCGACGATGCCGCCGCGCTGCCAGTCGCCTACGGCACAGCGCTGCGCATGATGCACCGCATCGGTCAGGTCAAAGCCGGCGAGCGCGTGCTGATTCTCGGCGCGAGCGGCGGTGTCGGCGTGTGCGCCGTACAACTCGCGAAACTCGCCGGCGCGGAAGTCATCGCCTGTGCCGGGTCGCGCGAGAAAGGGGAACGCCTGCGCGCGTTGGGCGCCGACGACATCATCTATTACACCGAGGAAGACTTCGTTGAAGTGGTGCGCGCGCGATACGGCAAGGCGGCGCGCCGCCGCGGCGCGGCGGTCAACGGCGGTGTCGACGTGGTCGTGAACTTCACCGGCGGCGACACGTGGACGCGCTCGCTGCGCACCTTGCGTCAAGGCGGCCGCATCCTGACGTGCGGCGCCACGGCCGGCTTCGATCCGAAAGAAGACCTGCGCTTCATCTGGACATTCGAGTTGCAGGTTCGCGGCTCGAACGGCTGGGAACGCGAAGACCTTCACGAACTGCTCGACCTGGTGGCCGGCGGCAAGCTGCGCGTGCTGGTCGACAAGAAGTGGCCGCTGGAAGAAGGCGCTCAGGCACTCGCATCGCTGGAGAATCGCCAGATCGTCGGCAAGGTACTGGTGGGCGCATGA
- a CDS encoding PaaI family thioesterase: MSTTTSPLSVEQVQRAFDNSTFIAWLGMRVTSLDHNAQTIDVHIPFQTAFERGAGTRQWHGGPLAAVIDTVGDFAVGMLVGRGLPTVNFRVDYLRPAIDTDLRAVARVRRLGKSIGVADVDLFNAQGALIAIGRASYATMPPA; encoded by the coding sequence ATGAGTACGACCACATCCCCCCTGTCCGTCGAGCAGGTGCAGAGGGCCTTCGACAATTCGACCTTCATCGCATGGCTCGGCATGCGTGTGACGTCGCTCGATCACAACGCCCAGACGATTGACGTTCACATTCCGTTTCAGACTGCGTTCGAGCGCGGCGCAGGCACGCGTCAGTGGCACGGCGGCCCGCTTGCGGCCGTAATCGACACGGTCGGCGACTTCGCCGTGGGCATGCTCGTCGGACGCGGTTTGCCAACGGTCAACTTCCGTGTCGACTACCTGCGCCCTGCCATCGACACCGATCTGCGCGCGGTGGCGCGCGTGCGCCGTCTCGGCAAGAGCATCGGTGTCGCCGACGTGGACCTGTTCAACGCTCAGGGCGCGCTGATCGCCATCGGTCGCGCGAGCTACGCCACGATGCCACCGGCCTGA
- a CDS encoding ABC transporter substrate-binding protein — protein sequence MRNPRGLSRRQFLYRSASGALAATSATLAGTAGWLISPSQALAADTAPRRGGTLVASWGGLEPQALFVPGGGGSSPFMTSTKILERLLKIDEKLAFQPVLATDVRASSDFRTYTVVLRQNVLWHDGKPFTADDVVYNVQEHWKPIAAGVALKSLKRVSATDAHTVKLEFSTPVPEFFFKSILAGQYQVVVPKHLYAGKDIITNPVNNAPVGTGPWKYGQWVRGSHVAYARNEQYWNAAQPYPDKLIIRWWSDPASRSAALETGELGVAFSNPVPGRDIDRLVKTGKVVVDTKGYENAAWTVTVEFNQRREHVRRREVRQAILHAIDRKFIIDTIYFGRGKPAVSPVFRSNPLFFTDDVPKYPFDPAKANALLDAAGLPRKNGSRFSINLVAAAWFEENAKLGQYLKQALQDIGITVKLDSLDRATSLKRIYSDYDYDIAVSNFTAPLELVPVVTQFFTTDGIVKGAAFRNATGYSNPAMDALVDRLTVETDSAKRQKLAHDFARLAATDVPLVPLVEMESFTLARTNVRRATTSANVQGDALADVWLAS from the coding sequence ATGCGTAATCCCCGGGGCCTTTCCCGACGCCAGTTCCTGTATCGCAGCGCCAGCGGCGCGCTAGCCGCCACCTCGGCCACGCTTGCGGGCACCGCCGGCTGGCTGATCTCCCCCTCACAGGCGCTAGCGGCAGACACGGCGCCGCGTCGCGGCGGCACGCTCGTGGCCAGTTGGGGAGGACTGGAACCGCAGGCGCTCTTCGTGCCGGGCGGCGGCGGTTCAAGCCCGTTCATGACATCGACCAAGATTCTCGAACGGCTGCTCAAGATCGACGAGAAGCTCGCGTTCCAACCGGTGCTTGCCACCGACGTTCGGGCATCGAGCGACTTCAGAACGTACACCGTGGTGCTGCGTCAGAACGTGCTATGGCACGACGGCAAGCCTTTCACGGCCGACGACGTGGTCTACAACGTGCAGGAGCACTGGAAGCCGATTGCCGCAGGCGTCGCCCTCAAGTCGCTCAAGCGCGTGAGCGCCACCGATGCGCACACCGTCAAGCTGGAGTTCTCGACGCCCGTACCGGAGTTCTTCTTCAAGTCGATTCTGGCCGGGCAGTATCAGGTGGTGGTGCCGAAACATCTTTACGCCGGCAAGGACATCATCACGAACCCCGTGAACAATGCGCCCGTCGGCACCGGGCCGTGGAAATACGGCCAATGGGTGCGCGGCAGCCATGTCGCGTACGCGCGCAACGAGCAATACTGGAATGCCGCGCAACCGTACCCCGACAAGCTCATCATTCGCTGGTGGAGCGATCCGGCGTCGCGCTCGGCAGCGCTCGAGACTGGTGAGCTGGGCGTGGCATTCTCCAACCCGGTGCCGGGGCGCGACATCGATCGTCTCGTGAAGACAGGCAAGGTCGTAGTCGACACGAAGGGCTACGAGAACGCCGCGTGGACGGTGACGGTCGAGTTCAATCAGCGACGCGAGCATGTCAGGCGGCGCGAAGTGCGTCAGGCGATTTTGCACGCCATCGACCGCAAGTTCATCATCGACACGATCTACTTCGGTCGCGGCAAACCAGCCGTCTCACCGGTTTTCCGCAGCAATCCGCTGTTCTTCACCGACGACGTGCCGAAGTACCCGTTCGATCCTGCAAAGGCGAATGCACTGCTCGACGCCGCCGGTCTGCCGCGCAAGAACGGCTCGCGCTTCTCGATCAATCTGGTGGCCGCCGCGTGGTTCGAAGAGAACGCCAAACTCGGCCAGTATCTGAAGCAGGCCCTCCAGGATATCGGCATTACCGTGAAGCTCGACTCGCTTGACCGTGCCACGTCGCTCAAGCGCATTTACAGCGATTACGACTACGACATCGCCGTGTCGAACTTCACCGCACCGCTCGAACTGGTGCCGGTGGTCACGCAATTTTTCACGACCGACGGCATCGTCAAGGGCGCCGCCTTCCGCAACGCGACCGGGTATTCGAATCCGGCGATGGACGCGCTCGTGGACCGCCTGACTGTCGAGACCGACAGCGCGAAGCGGCAGAAGCTCGCACACGACTTCGCACGACTCGCCGCCACGGACGTGCCGCTCGTGCCCCTCGTCGAGATGGAATCGTTCACGCTCGCGCGCACCAACGTGCGGCGTGCGACGACCAGCGCGAACGTGCAAGGCGACGCCCTGGCCGACGTCTGGCTGGCCTCGTGA
- a CDS encoding ABC transporter permease — MVTRLLLRRVLQAVPLLLGVIVMNFCLIQSVPGTLLDVMTAEQQVTDPALIERLRVTYGMDKPLWQQLLHYIDAVAHLDLGYSYRHNLPVFDVITAHLPATLVLMLASLAIAVIVGVTAGVVAAVNVNTWRDTLVSVLAVVCFAAPSFWLGIMLIILFSVKLGWFPVGGMTTIGMDYGTGIAGAWHASLDVLHHLALPALTLGLFYAATYARVMRASMLEVSRQDHVRTALAKGLTRRAVITRHMVRNAMLPVVTLLGLQLGTVLGGSIVVEAVFSWPGIGGVLFDSVMSRNYPVVLGLLVLSSALVIVANILVDLVYTRLDPRIRTHA, encoded by the coding sequence ATGGTGACGCGTCTCTTGTTGCGTCGTGTCTTGCAGGCAGTTCCGCTGCTGCTCGGCGTAATCGTCATGAACTTCTGCCTGATCCAGTCGGTGCCGGGCACGCTGCTCGACGTGATGACCGCCGAGCAACAGGTCACGGACCCCGCGCTGATCGAACGCCTGCGCGTGACCTATGGCATGGATAAGCCACTGTGGCAACAATTGCTTCATTACATCGACGCCGTGGCGCACCTCGACCTCGGCTACTCGTATCGGCACAACCTGCCGGTATTCGACGTCATCACGGCGCACCTTCCCGCCACCCTGGTGTTGATGCTGGCGAGCCTCGCCATTGCGGTGATCGTTGGCGTGACGGCCGGTGTCGTCGCCGCCGTCAATGTGAACACGTGGCGCGACACGCTCGTATCGGTGCTCGCCGTGGTGTGCTTCGCAGCCCCGAGCTTCTGGCTGGGAATCATGCTCATCATCCTGTTCTCGGTGAAGCTCGGCTGGTTCCCGGTGGGCGGCATGACAACCATCGGCATGGACTACGGCACGGGTATTGCCGGGGCATGGCATGCCTCGCTCGACGTGTTGCATCACCTGGCGCTGCCCGCGTTGACGCTCGGTCTGTTCTATGCCGCGACGTACGCCCGTGTGATGCGCGCGTCGATGCTTGAAGTTTCCCGTCAGGATCATGTGCGCACCGCGCTGGCGAAAGGTCTCACGCGCCGCGCCGTGATTACCCGGCACATGGTGCGCAACGCGATGCTGCCGGTCGTCACCTTGCTGGGCTTGCAACTGGGCACCGTGCTGGGCGGCAGCATTGTCGTGGAAGCCGTGTTCAGTTGGCCCGGCATCGGCGGGGTGCTTTTCGACAGCGTGATGAGCCGCAACTATCCGGTCGTACTGGGGCTGCTGGTACTCAGTTCCGCGCTGGTGATTGTCGCGAACATCCTCGTGGATCTCGTCTATACACGGCTCGATCCCCGCATTCGCACCCATGCCTGA
- a CDS encoding ABC transporter permease produces the protein MTSSAEPTLDTLATGDLSDSLAPSHSSHPFPSSPSSPSSGRRTRAWQQFARHGGALAGAALLAIVVIVALCAGWWYPGDPLRIVAAPEIWPFEQWQHPLGTDALGRDIAAMLAHGARATLAIGVVASVAATVIGVSVGAIAAWWGGWIDEVLMRLTELFQIVPNVVFVLTVVAILGPRIENTIVAVALVSWPAIARLTRAECLSFKSREFVQACRTVGLSPWRIALREVLPNALPPVLVMGTLVVAGAILYESVVSFLGLGDPNIASWGRQIGEGRTLIRSSWYLCAEPGLAIMLAVLALNLVGDGLNDALNPALRKR, from the coding sequence ATGACGTCTTCCGCCGAACCCACTCTCGACACGCTTGCCACGGGCGACCTGTCCGATTCGCTTGCACCATCTCACTCGTCGCACCCGTTCCCGTCGTCTCCTTCGTCACCTTCGTCCGGGCGACGGACTCGCGCCTGGCAACAGTTCGCCCGCCACGGCGGCGCGCTCGCCGGTGCGGCGCTGCTCGCCATCGTCGTTATCGTCGCGCTGTGCGCCGGGTGGTGGTATCCGGGTGACCCGCTGCGCATCGTCGCTGCGCCCGAAATCTGGCCGTTCGAGCAGTGGCAACACCCGCTCGGCACCGACGCGCTGGGTCGTGACATCGCCGCCATGCTCGCCCACGGGGCGCGCGCGACACTCGCCATTGGCGTGGTCGCGAGCGTGGCCGCCACGGTCATCGGGGTATCCGTCGGCGCCATCGCCGCGTGGTGGGGTGGCTGGATCGACGAAGTCCTCATGCGCCTGACCGAGTTGTTCCAGATTGTGCCGAACGTTGTGTTCGTGCTGACGGTGGTCGCCATTCTCGGCCCGCGCATCGAGAACACGATCGTTGCCGTGGCGCTGGTGTCGTGGCCCGCCATCGCCCGTCTCACGCGCGCCGAATGCCTGTCGTTCAAATCGCGCGAGTTCGTACAGGCGTGCCGCACCGTCGGACTTTCGCCGTGGCGTATCGCCCTGCGCGAAGTGTTGCCCAACGCACTGCCCCCCGTATTGGTGATGGGCACGCTGGTGGTCGCGGGCGCGATTCTCTACGAGTCGGTCGTGTCGTTTCTCGGCTTGGGCGATCCGAACATCGCGAGTTGGGGTCGGCAGATCGGCGAGGGGCGCACGCTCATCCGCTCGTCCTGGTATCTGTGTGCCGAGCCGGGCCTCGCGATCATGCTCGCCGTGCTGGCGCTCAATCTCGTGGGCGACGGCCTGAACGATGCCCTCAACCCTGCGCTTCGAAAGCGCTGA
- a CDS encoding class I adenylate-forming enzyme family protein, with product MTHRWHNLGDLIDRTLSLDSTAIIDLRDDRRPRHHTHAEIDRLAGGVATALRARGLTKGAHVAIASLNRAEYLIAYFGIMRAGYVAVPINIKQSREILDYVIDDAGISLAFVDGARRDAFASRVPVIDFDDEGPDGFAAQIQPAGFDSVHPAHDDVAQMLYTSGSTGKPKGVPLTHAGQLWALGATYVRPEGAASERYLLAQPLFHMNGLFMAKRAFAANGTLVILPSFDVTSYVDALERYRITVLTAVPTMFARLVKDPQTLAGRDVSALKRVMLGSAPMSAALLSRIQAAFPHTHIHHGYGTTEAGPSIFGQHPDGIPLPPLALGYPLSSNAVKLVDGPDANQGVLCMRNPAVMRGYHRLPEKSAQVLDDGWYYSGDVMRRDTNGFFYFVGRADDMFVCAGENIYPVEVEKLLEAHPEVRQASVVPLPDEERAAVPVAFVVRQPGSSLSVEALKRHALANGPAYQHPRRVAFVAELPWAGTNKVDRHALLQQARALEASRGWSDDHASNLTLSGALAS from the coding sequence ATGACACACCGCTGGCATAACCTCGGCGATCTGATCGACCGAACCCTCAGCCTCGACTCGACAGCCATCATCGACCTTCGAGACGACCGACGACCGCGTCATCACACGCACGCCGAGATCGACAGGCTGGCGGGTGGCGTCGCTACCGCGTTGCGCGCACGCGGTCTGACGAAAGGCGCACATGTGGCGATCGCATCGCTCAATCGTGCCGAGTACCTGATCGCCTATTTCGGCATCATGCGCGCCGGCTATGTCGCCGTGCCGATCAACATCAAGCAATCGCGTGAGATTCTCGATTACGTCATCGATGACGCCGGAATCTCGCTCGCCTTTGTCGACGGTGCGCGTCGCGACGCGTTCGCCTCACGCGTGCCGGTCATCGACTTCGACGACGAAGGCCCCGATGGTTTCGCCGCACAGATTCAACCCGCCGGCTTCGACTCGGTGCACCCCGCGCACGACGACGTTGCGCAGATGCTCTACACATCCGGCTCGACCGGCAAGCCGAAGGGCGTGCCGCTCACACATGCGGGTCAACTCTGGGCACTGGGGGCAACCTATGTGCGCCCGGAAGGCGCGGCGTCCGAGCGCTATCTGCTCGCGCAGCCGTTGTTTCATATGAATGGCCTGTTCATGGCGAAGCGCGCCTTTGCCGCCAATGGCACGCTTGTCATCCTGCCGTCGTTCGACGTGACGTCGTATGTCGATGCGCTGGAGCGCTATCGGATCACGGTGCTGACCGCCGTGCCGACGATGTTCGCGCGTCTCGTTAAAGACCCGCAGACGCTTGCCGGACGCGACGTGTCTGCGCTCAAGCGCGTAATGCTCGGCTCGGCGCCCATGAGCGCCGCCTTGCTCTCGCGGATTCAGGCAGCCTTCCCGCACACCCACATACATCACGGTTACGGCACGACCGAAGCCGGGCCAAGCATCTTCGGTCAGCACCCCGACGGCATTCCGTTGCCGCCGCTCGCACTCGGCTACCCGCTCTCGTCCAACGCCGTGAAGCTCGTCGACGGCCCCGATGCGAATCAGGGCGTGCTGTGCATGCGTAACCCGGCAGTCATGCGCGGGTATCACCGCCTGCCGGAGAAATCGGCGCAGGTACTCGACGACGGCTGGTACTACAGCGGCGACGTGATGCGCCGCGACACCAACGGCTTCTTTTACTTTGTCGGGCGCGCCGACGACATGTTTGTCTGCGCCGGCGAGAACATCTATCCCGTGGAAGTCGAAAAGCTGCTCGAAGCGCATCCGGAAGTGCGGCAGGCCAGTGTCGTGCCGTTGCCCGACGAGGAACGCGCCGCGGTGCCGGTCGCCTTTGTGGTTCGCCAGCCCGGCAGCTCACTGAGTGTGGAGGCCCTCAAACGGCACGCGCTTGCGAACGGCCCTGCCTATCAGCATCCGCGCCGTGTCGCCTTCGTCGCCGAACTGCCCTGGGCAGGCACCAACAAGGTCGATCGCCACGCCCTGCTGCAACAGGCGCGTGCGCTCGAAGCGTCTCGTGGATGGAGCGACGATCACGCCAGCAACCTCACACTTTCGGGAGCCCTTGCATCATGA
- a CDS encoding SDR family oxidoreductase, giving the protein MSLLPDSADPIRLDGKVALVTGASRGIGRAIATALAARGATVAVHYNAAAGEADALVARLRAEGVRAFAVQADLSSPDGANALVERFVGALAAHDLPPQFDILVNNAGVGLRSRLDAVTPADFDRVLQVNLKSPFFLIQHALRHLRDGGRIVNISSIGTRAAYPEMSVYAPAKAGLEALTLLLAADLGVRGITVNAVLPGATATDLNKRASDPVAREAIAQTVALGRVGEPRDIADIVAFLASDAGRWITGQSLDASGGQRL; this is encoded by the coding sequence ATGAGTCTTCTGCCTGATTCCGCCGATCCGATCCGTCTCGACGGCAAGGTCGCGCTCGTGACCGGCGCAAGCCGCGGCATCGGACGCGCCATCGCCACCGCACTGGCCGCGCGCGGCGCCACCGTTGCCGTGCACTACAACGCAGCGGCGGGGGAGGCAGACGCGCTCGTCGCGCGACTGCGTGCCGAAGGCGTCCGTGCATTTGCCGTGCAGGCCGATCTGTCGTCTCCCGACGGAGCAAACGCACTGGTGGAGCGCTTCGTAGGCGCACTCGCGGCCCACGATCTGCCGCCGCAGTTCGATATCCTCGTGAACAACGCCGGGGTGGGTCTGCGCTCGCGCCTCGACGCCGTGACGCCCGCAGACTTCGACCGCGTGCTGCAAGTCAACCTGAAGTCGCCCTTCTTTCTGATCCAGCATGCGTTGCGACACCTTCGCGATGGCGGACGCATCGTCAACATCTCATCGATAGGCACGCGTGCGGCGTATCCGGAAATGAGTGTCTACGCGCCGGCGAAAGCCGGTCTGGAAGCGCTCACACTGTTGCTCGCCGCCGATCTCGGCGTGCGAGGCATTACCGTCAACGCGGTGCTGCCGGGAGCCACCGCGACGGATCTGAACAAGCGCGCGAGCGACCCGGTGGCACGCGAGGCCATTGCGCAAACCGTCGCATTGGGCCGCGTCGGCGAGCCGCGCGACATTGCCGACATCGTGGCTTTCCTCGCCAGCGACGCAGGCCGCTGGATCACCGGTCAATCCCTCGACGCGAGCGGCGGCCAGCGCCTTTGA